One genomic segment of Alphaproteobacteria bacterium includes these proteins:
- the bcp gene encoding thioredoxin-dependent thiol peroxidase, with product MTLKPGIAAPDFTAYADDGKKISLKQFKGKKVILYFYPKDDTPGCTKEACDFRDKQSNFVDHKTVVIGVSKDNQQSHTKFKNKYNLNFILISDEEGKICEAYGTWIEKSMYGKKYMGIDRATFLINEKGVIDHIWRKVKVPGHIDEILNIIQPQ from the coding sequence ATGACATTAAAACCAGGAATAGCAGCGCCAGATTTCACAGCCTATGCTGATGATGGTAAAAAAATATCCTTAAAACAATTTAAAGGTAAAAAAGTCATTTTATATTTTTATCCCAAAGATGATACCCCTGGTTGTACTAAAGAAGCGTGCGATTTTCGTGATAAGCAAAGCAATTTTGTTGATCATAAAACGGTTGTTATTGGTGTTTCAAAAGACAATCAGCAAAGCCACACAAAATTCAAAAACAAATATAATTTAAATTTTATTTTAATATCAGATGAAGAGGGTAAAATTTGTGAAGCCTATGGTACCTGGATTGAAAAAAGCATGTATGGTAAAAAATATATGGGCATTGACCGCGCCACTTTTTTAATCAATGAAAAAGGGGTAATTGATCATATATGGCGTAAAGTGAAAGTCCCAGGTCACATTGATGAAATTTTAAATATAATACAGCCTCAATAA